ACttgcacacatttacatgcaatTATTCAATAAGCCAAATATActgcagcagcacagtgcacaTAATCATGCATATACCGGCCAAGAGCTTTATACAGCCAAGTACACATCAAATATtagaatggggaaaatgtgtTCTCTTTGATGCAGTGAGCATGGTTGTTGGTTTTAGATGGACTGGCTTGCGAATTTGAGAAACAGCTGATATCATGAGATGCCCAACAACCACCAAGATCAAGTATCTGAGTGGGCACAGGCTCACCAGATTGGAAAAGGTTTTCAACTTTCAGTAAAAATAACTAGATAATGGATATGTAAAACTTTGATAATGGATGTGTTTTCTCCCTGAAGTCCCCTTGTTCATGAGCCAGTGTTCAAGACAGTGTAACCATGAACAAAGAAAGCATTGGTAAACTAAGATCAGTACTCCAACCTTATTCACTTGAGTTTGGTTATAAcataattatatttgtttttataatatgCCTATGCCAGAAGTATGAGGCATTTGTTAGGTATTGCTGTTGTTGGTTCCTCACAGCTCTAGGGTCTATAGTTAGATCCTGAAGTCTGGTTTATATCAGTGCCTGCTCATTGCCTATCGATATATGTTACTTCAAGCACTCTGGTGTCTTCCCAAATAAAACATGCCAGTACATGGATTGCCTTTTCTAAATTGATCCTATAGGTAGGTATAAGtgtgtaagattgtgtgtgccctgcagtGGAATAGCTTCAAGTCTGGTGGCCTATCCAGGAAGAATTCCTGCTTTGAAATATGTCAGCACAGGCTCTGGGACTGATATGAGCTTTTCTGCTTAAAatttgttgattaaaaaaaaatgaaaaaaattctattttaaaatttttttaaggaaatggTCAAAAGCAGCTACATAGGTTACTCTTTGTCTTTAATCATACTAAAATGTGTTAAaggttctttatttgtttattttgaacgTGTAGAATTGCAGTAGCCTTGATATTTCCCAAACATTAATTTTGAGCCAGTGTAAAGAATCTAGTTAGAACTCTGATCTGATTCACCAAAATATTACCAAAATAAGGTAATGGTGCATGAACTGCATGAACTACTTATGTGTCCCTGAAATTGGTGCACTATTAGGGATGGTTTATGTCTGTCGTTTAAAACAAATTGAAGCGTGCACAGATGGGATATCCACGCCATAAATATGCACAAAGACCGCGTCAAACCGAAATCACCCTTTGGGTGTTTTCCCCTTAGGAGTCGAATAGCAAGAAGCTCGACAGTTTAACTGTTACACCGATAAGCAAGAGACGCGTGCACGAGACACATTTCAACAATAAAACTCTGGATTAAGAACCTCTAAGAATAGTTTTATACGTTTGATATtgcttttaaatgtattaatatatagGCCACAAACTTGATGTGTATGGACACTGAACAGGTTACAAGTGAGACAGAGATGTTGGGGGTTGGTACGGTGGCGCACATTAGTTGCACTAGCAGATGTCCATCTGGCGCGCATTACTGGCTCGTGCCGAGCGCGTGAGAACagtatttaatatatacaaCGACTTCCTTTACGATGAACGGTTTCGGTCTAGTATGTGATTCAGAATAAGACACTAGCATGATTTCACAATTTCATAATAACCATGTATTCTTTCAACACTTTGGATGAGATTTCGAATAACGAAGGCTGCCTGTGCGTTTTTGGAAAGCAAAAGTACAGCGATTTAAAGCAACatgcttattttaaaaaaaaaacattcagtatgCAAGCATTTTAGACTTTGTAGATTTTGAGGCATTATGTTTATTCATAAAAGCCCATGCTTTACAGACCACTGTCCCCTCCCCCAACTCCTCTGAAGTCTCATAGTTTGTAGGTAGCTAAACGTCACTAGACAAACaatttcagccaatcagaatcgtTGTAAAGTTTACACAAACGTCAAATACGTGTGCGCGTGTGGCGTGGCTTGGGTAGCTGAATGTTTGGTGCTTAAGATACCTGACCCCTGTCCAAGAGCCATATGCAGCCATGTCACAGTTAAACCTATAACAAAGTAAATTCATGGAAACACCACGTAAGCACATTTGCATACAAGCAACTCTATCTATACCAAGAACATGTTTAACAATACACATTTTTTACGTGCATTGtgctgttgttttctttaagaatgaaaaaagaTTGGATATTTAATTAACAAGTGTATGAAAAATGAATATTAGCCATCTTAAACCACTGAAAAACCTACATGCAcgttaaagaaataaacaattcaCATACTTTTGTCCACATGTGCTTTCATGTGAATTGCCCTGAAATTGCACAGTAAACACAATACATCATGTGAACATAATATCAACAGtgacatgaagaaaaaagaaggattTTCAATGCATAAGTGCTTCTGAAAATTGAAATGACATCCCTCACATGACctgtaaaaaataacattaaaattagacatgcattatatataaattagttCACAACATTTTTGGGTTCAGTATCTCAAAGTGGGGTTATATTATTATCAATTATTTCAAATCAGaaacacatataaaaataaaattatatggTCATACACGCATATGGTCGGACCATAAGCATAAGTCCGGCGCGTGCCACCAGTTCAGATTAAACCTCAATTCTCCTGTGAGCAAGCAGATGGCTAAGAAAAAGCGCGCTGGATCTCCagcttcatcctcctcctcctcaccagAGAGCCACAATAGATTTGGGACACTCCCCCGGACGCCTAATACTGCTATATAAGCCAGGACTCCTGTCTCAGTGACCACAAACCACTCTCGACTTTCTACGAGGTCACTACTAAGTGAAAGGCTTACAGAAACATGACTCCTAACATAATTACTGCAGACTCATTCAGCTCCAGAATGACTGTGGCTCAAAGAAAAGAAGCGAACGAACTGAGAAAGGTGAAGgcaatttctgtttttaaaaatgtaactttgCCACAAAGATCCTTATGTATTGTGTTTACCTTTTTCATATCATTAATGGTGTTTTTCCCCCCATGCTGTTACAGACTCTCAAACCTCTCATGGAGAAGAGAAGGCGTGCGCGCATCAATGACAGCCTCAACAATTTAAAAGATCTGATTGTGCCTCTAGTTGGCAAAGATGTAAGTAGACCTGTGTAAAGATGGAGATTTATGACATATAACAATGTTTGGTTCATTTACTCGTTTGAATGGAACCCTAATGTTTcgtttttgttctattttttgtAGACTTCCCGTTACTCAAAGCTGGAGAAAGCCGATATCTTGGAAATGACCGTTAGGTTTCTTAGAGAACTTCCATCTTCACCAGTTAAAGGTAATTTCTAGAGTACATTTAATAATCTcctaaatgttgttgttgtttttagaaCAGTTCTTTTTCATGTGGCCAAAGACAGCATGTCTAATGTTAGTTTTCTCTATTCCCTTCAGCTCAAGCAGAGAGTTACAGAGAGGGCTATGAAGCGTGTCTCCTGCGGGTATCCGCGCTCCTCCCGCGCACAAGCCTCGACCATGAAACCTGCGCGCGCGTGAACGACTTCATCCAGCAGTCGAAGTTCTCGAGCTCACCGGCTTGCCGAACCTGCAGCGCTCGCACCTCCAGCGCTCTCTCACCGGTGCAGAACGAGCGACTTCTTAGCCCGAAAGCCAACAATTCCGTCCGTAGAACTGAAAACGTGAGCATCACTGGACCAACTTCCAGTAGAGTTCATGCTGCGCCACAAGCCACCACACAAACCATGTGGAGACCGTGGTAGATCACCAAACAAGTCTCGAAATAGATATAGATAACGATTCACCGTTAActttgtatatacatatatacatatataaaatgtacttaTTGTGACATGCATATGCCATAAGCGTTCAAAACTGGCTCTAGAATGAACAAAGATAAAAGCGCCAGTGAGCACAGATCATGCATAGAAATAGAAATTCTATATAGCAATAGGTAATGTTAGTAACATAATGCAATCCTCTCTGGGGTGTCAAGACAACACAATTGTAAACCCCACGGGTTATAATTTCATGAGGTTTGCACGATTGACTTTTGTATATTTGGTCTGTGCAAAGAATTTGTAAacactgtgtgttaataagTTGTTAGGTGTGAATGAAGTGAATGGAACTGTGTGTTAAAAAGTTATTgtgaatcagaaaaaaaataaaaataaaaagaaatacaatgaaattatctgcttgtttgtttttgtcattggTTTCAGccattatgtattttattgaaACAGTAAAGGGTGATACCATATGCAAATCCTAATGCTCAATATGGTGTGTTTCCATGATCTTTTGCCTTAATATAAAATGCAGGATTTTTCTATTTATGCATATCTCATACTTTATGTGGTGGGGTAATTCAAGGTTTCTAAACCTGTGAAATATGACATAAACCCAATATTTTCCTAGATCAGAGTCAtctaataaaaatctgtttattattgtttactacACAAGTTCTGCTGAATACTTAAATGTGATTAGTCAGAAAgagttgattcattttccataACAACAGCTCTAACAACTgcatgtttatattcatttttattaaacgttttcctttttttttttttttttaaaaacaagcttCTATTCGCATGAACAGGCAATTGAAAGACAGATGCTCTGCATCTAATGGTAAAAATGAAGAGGTGAAataggaaagtcttcaggatatTGGGCATTATCTTAAAATATCAAGCTGAACTTTGTTGTATTATGCAAGTAAAGAATGAGAATAAAAGAGCAGCTAGTGATGAATTGATTATAGCTGTTATGATGGAATAGCTTGTGAACATTTTACTATATTACATAAGTTGTAAACAGTGAAACAGTTAAAAGTatcattttcattaataaattaaaaaaacatttagttgtTGGTGAACTTTAGATTACTATAAGCATGCTCTATCATATTTAGTTCCCTACATACATGGGCAATTATTGCTaccttaaacattaaataaagtgaaacacatttattaaagtTAATAATTATGACAAACAGATGATAAAAACCCAATGgccatttaataacatttattatgtcACTACTCCAGAACTTTAACTATGCAATTCTTTTTCAGCAGTTCTTTTGAAAACAGCAGCTTATAcccaatacataaaaaatatattgctgCTTTACAGATGTAGGTGCAACAACAAAGACTTCTcataatgtactgtaaatgaagCCAACATGAAGGCAAATATCATTGCAAGGGAAGCTGTGAGACACAATGAATCattaatgagtaaaaaaatatCCATACCAAAATATAAACCAAAATGACTTCATTATAAAATCATAATGACAATTTCATTGATCTATACATGGTTGATATGTTATGgtcctggtaaaaaaaaatgctgcttaTTCTGCAGCTCTAACATTTGTTCATCAGGCTTATAATTTTATAAGATTAGGGATACAAATACTGCAACACTGAATTTTGACCAAttgaaacataaaaacacatccagtgaagcatggtggtggtagcaccATGTTGAGGAATGATGTCTATCAACAGGGATTAGGAAACTAGTCAGGATTGAGAGCAAGATCCATGGAGCCAAATATAGGGCaattctaaaagaaaaacaaagctacAACTGACAGTACAACTAAACATGAGGGTTGGAGTAGGTGTCAGTACTGAGGACTACTACAAATAGTAGTATAGAAGTcacaaagcaagaaaaaaaatactaaagggTCTAGAGGCTTACAAACTTTATGTGTATACTTTAGCATCTCTTGTATCACTCTTTACCAAATGAAATCATGAAACTCCAATGTGTCATCACTTGATGGACTAACTGGATATATCAATTATGGACCTGCTTTTAAaagcaattaaattaaaaatatagttATTGATTGCCTCAACTATGAATAGCATGGTGGAATATAAGAAGAATTCTTATGTTTATTCTGGTATCaatagaaaacaaacacacatactccagtttattaccagttaattatggggtccctcaaggatcagttctaagacctctgcttttctcaatatacacgCTTCCCTTAGGGAAaatcattagaaggcatgggattagtttccactgttatgctgatgataccaAGTCATATATCTCATAAACCAGataaaatagctaaattgtccaaattaactgaatgtgttaaagagataaaagattggatgacctataattttctgttgttaaactctgataagacagaaatacttatcgatccaaaaaccagtacacagaaactctcacacttcaacttccatttagaaggatgtactgtaactaccagctcaacagtgaaagacctgggtgttgtattagacagcaacttgtcttttgaaaatcatatcctcatattacaaaaacagccttctgcCACCTTAGAAGTATTGCCAAGCTAAtaaacatcctatctgtatctgatgccgagaagctagttcatgcatccatgacctctagactggactattgtaatgcattactaggtggttgtcctgcatctgtaataaataggctacagttagtccaaaatcagctgccagagttcttaccaggacaagaaaatatgatcatataaccccaattatATTATCTTTACAGTTTtgttgattacaaactgctgcttttTACGTACaaagctcttaatggtttagctcccatgtatctaactagtcttctaacacgttacaatccttcatgctatgagatcacaaaactcaggacttctgatagttcccagaatatctaagtctactaaaggcagtagagcgttttcgtatttagctcccaaactttggaatagtcttcctagCTCAGACAAATTTTCCAAGTTTAAaagtagattaaaaacttatctctttagtcaggcatagacacaatacttcccataatcttgtgctctgacacatctgaccaaatgcacattatcatctagtgcttgctaatattatgaacagcagctatgctaattcctgtccactgcttctctctttctacccatctcaaggcatccagaaattgtaccaacTCTGATTAtcttctgtgccatgaagattttggacctccactgagatgaggctgactctgtgaggatcctgaggcatacAGAGTTTTACCAgttccagttggactctgctatgCTAAAGAGGAGacaccaactccatgtggtctttgagggcAACAACCTAATCATTGCTACAACATTTTtggtctgtatatttataatcacatactccagtgtcacccaaatgaggatgggtttcgcCTTGAGTTTGGTTCCCCTCAAGGATTCtccctttaccattcaagggagtttttccttgccatagccacctgagtcacctcagacttgctcataaaatataaatacaaacacaaagattaatacaaacacatttaagtatatctaatattaatctttaatttttttgtataatattaatctttatattattctttatattaacattttgttttatgtttatgttttgtaaagctgctttgagacaatgtcaattgttaaaattgctatacaaatacatttgaattgaattgaactgaacacacaaactcacacacacaaacacaccaccgtGGGACCCACTGACAAGCCCATGTACACAGAGCCAGACCTCCTAGTTGCCAATGTGATGTGCAAATTCCTGGTAAAATTGCAGGGCCCAAACACAGTACTTGAGAGGGCAGGTCCTGTGAACTTCTCACCTGCAGCAACCAAATAAGTGTGCAGAACAACAGTTTTATCACACCAATGTCCTAGAAAAATGGATTTCTCAGGGGcctgctgtgtctgtgtttgcttCCTCCATCACATATCTACAAGAGTGAGTCCTGGGGCAAAGGAAGAATGTTCCAACACCAACCCAACTTCAGGTCCTTTCCCAGACCAGCTTGGGGACATCTTGTTATCTGTCCCTGGCTTCAACCACCTGGTATATTAGAAGATCAAACTCCTCCTGGGATGGTGGTCCAACAGCGGCCCTATAGGGTCACAAAAGCTCGCAGTTTTGTTATAGagaaagttcaattcaattcaatttaaatttatttgtataacacttttaacaatggacattgtcacaaagcacatttacagaacataagaaacataatacaaaaaatgtaatattatacaaagattaatataatacaaagtgaaagtgaataataaaaaagtacaaaggaAATGCCCAAAATGCTGCGAGATGCGATCATCAAAGAGTCTACAAGCCCATTGGTTGCGCCCAAGCCTGATGGATCCCTCGAAATAGGACTTCGACAGCTACCCCCTCCCCCATATGGATGACCTCGTGGCATGCCAAGGGAGAGCATGCTTTATATCAACCTTGGACCTAACAAACGGTTACTGGCAAGTGGGCCTCTCTGTGACCTTCCAGTGTCTAATGGACAAGTTTCTCAGGCCCCTTCATCAGTTTGCAGCCTTCTATATGAATGATGTAATTATCCACTCCTCCACATGGTCAGATCACTTATACCATCTGGGGGAGGTTCTGGAGGCTCTCTAGAATGTGAGTTTTACAGCTTACCCTCACAAGTACCACCTGAGGCTGACTGAGTACCTGGGTTATTGCATtgaggaaaaggagaagaagaggagaaaaatattGAGGCAGTCATGGAGCACCCCAACCCAACATGAAGAAACAGGTATGTGCCTTTATGGGTATGGCTGGTTAATATTGTTGATTTGTGACTAACTACTCTTCTATAACCTCAAGACCTTTCAGACCTGACCAAGAAGGAACAAGTGGACTGGGTGCTGTTAACCAGCAATGCAGAGCGAGCATACCTTGAACTCAATAGAGTCCTAGTCAGCTACCCTGTCTTCAGGTCTTTGGTCTCCCTCAAATTGACCCCTACCGAGAAGAAAAATACTGCATTTGAACGCGAAGCTGTTTGCCTTCGAGGAACTTCATTAATACCTTGCAATCCGGCACTTCACCCTTTTCTTGGTCACCAATCATGTGCCACCACATTGTATGGCCAAATCTAAAGACACCAATGCATGGGCAACTCAATGGTTTCTCTCTTTGTCCAGCACAGAACGATGGTTTAGATTGAAAATGCAGCATCCAGCCCAAAGGTTACACCCTCTACACCCTCATCCACCCAGGAGTTCTGAGCTAAGGGGGCCCCTGAGACAGTGTGCACTGTTGCATTCAAGCCACACAAATCCTCTCCTCGTTCCTCTGAACCTGCAGTGCTGAAACAACAGTACAACTTCAGCACTAAGGCCAGTACATTTGAGTGTGACTGCAAGGCATCGTGGCCAAAAGTGCACCAAATCCTTATGGTCAAACAGGAACGCCCACCAACTCCAGGAAAAGATTCCTGGAGGGAACCAGGTTCATTTGTAAGGAGAGGTAAGGGGTGGTATTCTGGGTTGTAACTAACATGATGCATTTCCTCTTTCTCTGTGAATATTCCAGAATCAGCGGATGTGAAGAGGACAACGCTCCCAGATCAAGCCCAAACCAGAAAAATATCAGTGTCTATCAAGTATTGGCCTTGAACTTTTCAACATTTTGTAGTTTCAACCTttgaaactgatttttttttatttatatgtcatTTTTGGATTATATGTCATTTTTCCTACACAACAAAGTTCTTAATATTGAAGTAAAAAGTTTGTGAAATGAGGTTTGAAGTCACATGATTAGATGAACAGAGTCGACATATTTAAAGGTTCACTTGAATGAACATCTATATTCCTGGTCCTTGAAGACCAAGGAGCTATCATAATAAAGTACAGGAAACAATAATGTCAAAATATTAAAGTATGAAGTGTGGTGAATATTTGGCTATTAAGAAATAGGTTCAGTTTGTGCTATATTCAAACCATTTCTAGAAAGATAATGAAGGAAGATGGAGGAAGTTGTTTAAAGAACAACCTGGATAATGCACAAAACTGTTACAATACTGCAATACAGTTGTTACAAACAGCTAATTCTGGGATTTTTGACTAGCACAAAAAAATTGtactttaattaatttaattattattagaatttaattatttaattacattttgtttaatttaaaatattatttatttttcacaccaaCAAAGGAAAATGCAATCCTcatgcaaaaatgtttttatttttaatttataaaatttattgCAAACTGTACTGATTCCCCTCTTCACTTCGGTATTACAGGTTACGTTGTGTATATTCATGACatacactatattgccaaatGTTTATGGTCACATCACACCCGCATGCAGGCCTTCATCAAAATATTTAAGCTGCAAGCACAAAATTGACTAtactgtgtttgtatgttgaaTCACTACGATTCCTGATCACTGAAACTAGGAGGCTTAAACATGTTGCAGCATGACAATGAGCCTGTGCATAAAGCAAGCTCCTTAAAGACAGGAACAAATGGAGTGTTTtgcacagagctctgacctcatcatcactgaacaccttttAATTGGAAAATTGAAAAACAATGTGTCTCAGGCCTTCTTGAATGACATTACTGACAGACATTACTAATCCTCTTGTGgatgaatgagcacaaatcctgACAGCGACAATCCCAAAAACCTTCCCAGAAAAGAGgaattataacagcaaagaagggctaaatctggaatggaacatatgagtgtgatgatcAGATGTCCAAAAACCTTTGCCAATATTTAGTATACAATTTTAATGAAATCCAATTCAGTTCCATTTTGTGTGACAACTTCAAGGtagccttgatgcctgatgacgcctgagataggcacaggctccccgtgacccgagatagttcggataagcggtagaaaatgagtgtgagtgagaactTCAAGGTGAAAACTTATAGAGCCTCTAAAGTCACCTGCTGACTTTAAACATGGTACCTGTCATCCACTGCTTGTACTCATTTCCTGCTTCTATGCTCTCCaagcaggttttttttccttttaccaTCACAAAGTGTCTGGTAGCAACCTGCTTTATGAACATGGGGTGGAGGTTAGCAGCTGGTTATCCTAGTAAGGCCCCTTTATTCTGGCATGAAACAAGAGAACCATCTTTCAAAGCATTGTTCATTTACTATAGTTTTTTGTGACATGCTAAAAACTAAAAACCTGTGACC
The genomic region above belongs to Tachysurus vachellii isolate PV-2020 chromosome 11, HZAU_Pvac_v1, whole genome shotgun sequence and contains:
- the hes2.1 gene encoding transcription factor HES-2.1, with product MTPNIITADSFSSRMTVAQRKEANELRKTLKPLMEKRRRARINDSLNNLKDLIVPLVGKDTSRYSKLEKADILEMTVRFLRELPSSPVKAQAESYREGYEACLLRVSALLPRTSLDHETCARVNDFIQQSKFSSSPACRTCSARTSSALSPVQNERLLSPKANNSVRRTENVSITGPTSSRVHAAPQATTQTMWRPW